The following is a genomic window from Paludisphaera rhizosphaerae.
CGACGCCCGTCGTCCGCCGGGTCGTGCAAACGCTCCCCGGCCCGATCCCGATCTTCACCACGTCGGCTGCACCAGATATCAGCAACTCCTGGACCATGTCGCCGGTGGCGACGTTGCCGGCCATGATCGTCAGCGCCGGGAACGTGTCGCGGATTCGCTTCACGCGCTCGACGAAATACTTGGTGTAGCCGTTGGCCGCGTCGACGCAGACCATCTTCACGTCGGCCTTCTTCTTCACCGCGACGAGCTTATCGAACTCGTCGTCCTTCAGGCCGAGCGTAAAGAAGGTGGAGCTTGCGCGGGCCTCGTCGCGGAAGAAGTCGACGAGGGCCTCCTCGGGATAGTACTTGTGCAGACAGGTGAGCATCGGCGGGCCGATGGCCTTCGCCATGGCGAAGGTCCCGACCGTATCCATGTTCGCCGCGACGATCGGCACCCCGCGCCACACGCCGCCGCCGTTGAGAAAGCGATATTCCTGCTCCAGCTCGACCGTCGCCCGGCTGGGCGCCTCGGACCGCTTGGGGCGGATCAGCACGTCGTCGAAATCCAGCTTCGGGTCGTTGTCGATGCGCATGGGATGTCAGTCGTCTCCGGTAAGGGTAGAGTCCTGCGCCGGCATGGAGTGGCTGCGAGACCTTCGCCGATCTCATGGCCTCGCAAACGTGGCCATGGCACCCAGGTTCGTCTTCAGAGCCTTGCTTGGAGTTATGTTAGAGTCTCGCTCACTTCCATACACCCAGCATCAGCAAGAGTGAGACCGTACCGTCGATGATCGGCTCGTTGGTGGAGAAGTCGGCGAAGTCGTCGTGGAAGACGGCGAAGTCGGACTGGAACGGCGCGAGCGGGTCGTCGGCGAACGGGGAGAACTTCAAAGAGTCGTTGATCGCCTTCGTCACCGGCCCGTCGACCAGGCCTCCGACCGGCGCGCGGCCGGCGAGCTTGTAGAACATGTGGTGCGGCCGGCTCGACGCCACGCCCGCCTCAGGGACGCCGATGACGAACGAGACGCCCCACGGGTTCCGGCCGAAGATCCAGTCGCGAGCCTCGGCGGCCAAGGTGCGGAACTGGTCGTCGCCGGTCATCGCCTCGTACAACCGACCCTGGGTCGCAAATGCGATCACGTCGTTCGTCGAGCACCAGACGACCGGCGTGCCGATGCGGTACGGGTTCTTCATCGCCCGGTCGCGGATCCGTTCCAGGCCCGAGCGATAGTAGCCCGCCACCCTCGCCTGCACGTCGGGCGCGACGAGGTCGTGGAGCCGCCAGTGGGCCAGGTTGACGTAAGGGAAGAACTCGTAATGTCCGTGGGCGTCGCGGCCCATCCAGACGTTGTCGCCGGCCTGATCGGCGAAGGCGACGGCGTCAGCCAGGAAGGCGGACTCGTTGGTGGCTCGGTAGAGTTCGACGGCCCCCCATTCGAGGTCGTCCTTGTCGGTGCTCTCGCCGTAGTAGTGGGGCGCGAGCACCGGGACCGACATAGCCACGCCGGGGCTCGCCTTCGCCAGCCGGTACATTGACCGCGCCGTCTCCACGTTGCCGTTCAGGGCCATCGCCGCGGCGCATCGGGCGGCGAGACTGGCCTTGCCGGTGGAGGCGTTCTTGTACTTCGGCCCCTCGGGCTTCCCTGTCGCCGGCCAGGCGGAACGCGGGCCGCCGAGACCGTGGCCGTAGTCGGACTGGTCGTCGTGCCAGAGCGTCTGCGGCGGCCGATGATCGCGGTCGTCGCCGATCTGGACGTAGATCACATCAGGCTTGGGATGCAGCTTCTTGATCAAGGGAGCGCCATGGCGAGCCTCGGCCTGGGCCCCGTCGTCCTGAACGAGCTTCAACGCCGCGACGCAGTACGAGGTCGTGATCATGTGCTTGAGCCGATCGGCCGCGTCATGCCAGCCGCCGACGAGATCGACCTTCTCGTTCGTTTCGACGTCAATCGCGTCTTGAAGGTGGCACTTCGGTTGGCCGGCGATTGGGTCGTCTCCGCAGCGCTGGATCTGCATGAAATGGATGAGCGCCTTCGGGACCTCGGCATAGGCGTCTGGACCGATCGCGAACTCCGGCGACGAGGTCGCGCCGAACTCCACGCGATACCGCCCCGGCGTCTTCACGGCCGAGAAATCCAGCCGATAGTTGTGGGCGAACGGCCCCCACGCCCCCTGGTCCGGGCCAATGGAGGCTTCAAGGCTCCCGACGCGAAACGTCCCCGAGAGAGCGATCGGTCCCGAAAGGACGGCGACCTTCGGGTCGCCCGACAGGTAACCCACCTGATTGACGCGGATCCACGGACCCGGACCGGCTGGCGGCGGTACGGCGACGACCGGGGATATCAGGCCCAGGGCCACGATCAAAAGCGCGATGATCCTCTTCATGACCCGAGGATACCACGCCGCCCCACGCGGGCGAATCGCCTTGTGCGTCAGGCCGTCGCGGGCGATCATCGGGGCGTCGACCCTTGAGGAAAGCCCGGGAGGAATGCGTCCGATGCCCGTATTGAGACAGATCG
Proteins encoded in this region:
- a CDS encoding GMP reductase, with protein sequence MRIDNDPKLDFDDVLIRPKRSEAPSRATVELEQEYRFLNGGGVWRGVPIVAANMDTVGTFAMAKAIGPPMLTCLHKYYPEEALVDFFRDEARASSTFFTLGLKDDEFDKLVAVKKKADVKMVCVDAANGYTKYFVERVKRIRDTFPALTIMAGNVATGDMVQELLISGAADVVKIGIGPGSVCTTRRTTGVGYPQLSAIIECADAAHGLRGHVCADGGCRFPGDVVKAFAAGADFVMLGGMLAGHDECEGEWVEENGRRVALTFYGMSSREALDKYAGGRRDYRACEGRSVSVPYKGPVLETMQEITGGIRSACAYVGATRLKDLSKCTTFVICNRPHGSMFA
- a CDS encoding glycoside hydrolase family 9 protein, translating into MIARDGLTHKAIRPRGAAWYPRVMKRIIALLIVALGLISPVVAVPPPAGPGPWIRVNQVGYLSGDPKVAVLSGPIALSGTFRVGSLEASIGPDQGAWGPFAHNYRLDFSAVKTPGRYRVEFGATSSPEFAIGPDAYAEVPKALIHFMQIQRCGDDPIAGQPKCHLQDAIDVETNEKVDLVGGWHDAADRLKHMITTSYCVAALKLVQDDGAQAEARHGAPLIKKLHPKPDVIYVQIGDDRDHRPPQTLWHDDQSDYGHGLGGPRSAWPATGKPEGPKYKNASTGKASLAARCAAAMALNGNVETARSMYRLAKASPGVAMSVPVLAPHYYGESTDKDDLEWGAVELYRATNESAFLADAVAFADQAGDNVWMGRDAHGHYEFFPYVNLAHWRLHDLVAPDVQARVAGYYRSGLERIRDRAMKNPYRIGTPVVWCSTNDVIAFATQGRLYEAMTGDDQFRTLAAEARDWIFGRNPWGVSFVIGVPEAGVASSRPHHMFYKLAGRAPVGGLVDGPVTKAINDSLKFSPFADDPLAPFQSDFAVFHDDFADFSTNEPIIDGTVSLLLMLGVWK